One window of Hippoglossus stenolepis isolate QCI-W04-F060 chromosome 1, HSTE1.2, whole genome shotgun sequence genomic DNA carries:
- the pnoca gene encoding prepronociceptin, with product MKTLVALLLLCLCDPGQSDCQTDCLSCSNILPKQLSFNTMVCLIECEGSISPAFSWDLCQVLSSPGSSLSGMLRKRSQEEVEALFPEEEEQVEGGLFLPVALQRFDQVTKALGVDERDLGGKGSQPNAAYNSQNAMSLEDEYEEEEGQEEGNADMAARGKSDVGLSFSKRFGGFVKGRHGYRKLMTPGRSYQKRYGGFIGIRKSARKWNNQKRFSEFLKQYLGMSSRATEFNSVSEDLTQQNEI from the exons ATGAAGACTCtggtggctctgctgctgctctgtctgtgtgatcCTGGACAGAGTGACTGCCAGACTGACTGCCTGTCCTGCAGCAACATCCTGCCAAAACAGCTCAGTTTCAACACCATG GTGTGTCTCATTGAATGTGAAGGCAGCATCTCTCCAGCCTTCTCCTGGGACCTCTGTCAGGTGCTGTCATCTCCAGGGTCCTCCCTCAGTGGTATGCTGCGGAAAAGAtctcaggaggaggtggaggccctgtttcctgaggaggaggagcaggtggagggagGTCTGTTTCTGCCCGTAGCATTGCAAAGGTTCGATCAGGTGACCAAGGCACTCGGGGTGGATGAGAGGGATCTGGGCGGCAAAGGCAGCCAGCCGAACGCTGCCTACAATTCCCAGAATGCCATGTCCCTCGAGGATGAgtatgaagaggaagaagggcaGGAAGAAGGGAATGCTGACATGGCAGCGAGAGGAAAGAGTGATGTAGGGTTGAGCTTCTCCAAGAGATTCGGTGGCTTCGTCAAAGGGAGGCACGGCTACAGAAAGCTGATGACCCCGGGAAGATCGTACCAGAAGAGATATGGTGGCTTCATCGGCATCCGGAAGTCGGCCCGCAAGTGGAACAACCAAAAACGTTTCAGCGAGTTTCTGAAGCAGTATCTGGGCATGAGCAGCCGGGCCACTGAGTTCAACAGTGTGTCAGAGGACCTCACCCAACAGAATGAAATTTAG